In a genomic window of Bacillus rossius redtenbacheri isolate Brsri chromosome 4 unlocalized genomic scaffold, Brsri_v3 Brsri_v3_scf4_2, whole genome shotgun sequence:
- the LOC134542318 gene encoding mucin-3A, translating into MAICTATTNSLPQEVAEGTSQADMYCRVVVLLLGATAILSGGQRASARQGGYRWEPFNPQLPIDAMTEVVGQFAVDVLQDHAFSQGNFAFSPYGATSVLIALYEGARGESARQIHDALRLPWNHDVLRIGFRDLHRKLRVHFVHEGFLNGLTFSKNTTDFRPEYLRALRFYGYEMKPVNRVNESSLTTQRPETTISPTEPDESISEPEVPSTTLPMTSDSGQTSLGDGTTEVPLETTTYRENFTEKNPESRTSETSSATVTEEAVGTESQILNSHTTNSLSTEDKLVTSELTVTTEVQRNTEMSYESSQITDTTSSLNGKTTQKSSTEATVSEVISEQTTIISELSTTEPYSPTTEESQNVSDQPSTTRISEVNATDEITETLGTTTPEYTSTSKENAQSSPTIGPSETVTPNSLPTTTDIITDTSVLSSSTEQVSTSEISAESTMTTSEKELIPTTENSQPESTSGDDSITSNTVTEVSSSTIELTTESTPTLTSVNEAPETTTSPAETSTNAEGTVSYSSTITAGTRERNARSISTTDSETGRGDLLSGNQRFPNKMMTEMTGIGGGKGFSLTLQDELLGARQRGLAGSAGEAGKASRSRLLFLADGAVEERVPAMAFAAVLPFAYVPRLDALALELPLENKWHRLVILMPLGLRGLQELIYDLSSYPLGRVLRSLHRTRVSAIIPNIMVQGMVELTQTLRKMGICNVFDPRRADLSSMSRDPELYVTDLDQSIVVDISSDPGPEEPQTRAKSGRRRVEHFVANHPFLYFVVDRDTRVPLVAGQMVDPLNPRIH; encoded by the exons ATGGCTATCTGCACAGCAACAACAAACAGTCTCCCGCAAGAAGTCGCCGAGGGAACCTCGCAGGCAGACATGTATTGTCGAG TCGTGGTGTTGCTGCTGGGAGCGACGGCCATCTTGTCGGGCGGACAGCGCGCCTCGGCACGCCAAGGCGGCTACAGGTGGGAGCCATTCAACCCTCAGCTGCCCATCGACGCCATGACGGAGGTGGTGGGCCAGTTCGCCGTGGACGTCCTGCAG gACCACGCGTTTTCGCAAGGGAACTTTGCGTTCTCGCCGTACGGCGCCACGTCGGTGCTGATAGCGCTGTACGAGGGCGCGAGGGGGGAGTCAGCCAGGCAGATCCACGACGCTCTGCGCCTGCCCTGGAACCACGACGTCCTCAGGATCGGCTTCAGGGACCTGCATAGGAAACTCAGG gttcaCTTCGTCCATGAAGGATTTCTCAATGGTTTGACGTTTAGCAAAAACACGACAGATTTTCGGCCAGAGTACTTACGTGCGCTCAGATTCTACGGGTATGAAATGAAGCCTGTGAATCGTGTTAATGAGTCTTCATTGACCACTCAGCGTCCAGAGACTACCATTAGCCCCACGGAGCCAGATGAATCAATTTCAGAGCCAGAAGTGCCTAGCACCACTCTTCCGATGACTTCGGACAGCGGGCAAACCAGTCTTGGAGATGGAACCACTGAAGTACCACTTGAAACAACAACATACAGGgaaaatttcacagaaaaaaaccCAGAGAGTAGGACTTCGGAAACTTCTTCTGCTACTGTAACTGAAGAGGCTGTAGGAACTGAATCTCAAATATTAAATAGTCATACTACTAACTCTCTAAGCACAGAAGACAAACTGGTAACATCAGAATTAACTGTGACTACAGAAGTCCAAAGAAATACTGAGATGTCTTATGAAAGTTCACAAATTACCGACACCACGTCTTCATTAAACGGGAAAACAACACAAAAGAGTAGCACAGAAGCTACTGTTTCAGAAGTCATAAGTGAACAAACCACGATAATAAGCGAATTAAGTACTACAGAACCATATTCACCGACGACAGAAGAGAGCCAAAATGTTTCTGACCAACCCTCGACAACTCGTATCAGCGAAGTTAACGCAACAGATGAGATTACTGAAACATTGGGAACTACGACACCAGAATATACTTCAACTTCAAAAGAGAATGCTCAAAGCTCTCCAACCATAGGACCAAGTGAGACAGTCACACCAAACAGCCTGCCTACAACAACTGATATAATCACAGATACTTCTGTTCTGTCTTCAAGCACAGAGCAAGTGTCGACCTCCGAGATTTCAGCAGAAAGCACAATGACGACGAGCGAGAAGGAACTGATCCCAACCACCGAGAACAGTCAACCAGAATCCACCAGTGGCGACGACAGCATAACGTCTAATACAGTCACCGAAGTGAGCTCGTCAACCATCGAACTAACAACAGAATCTACCCCCACGCTAACATCAGTGAACGAAGCCCCAGAGACGACCACCAGCCCTGCTGAAACATCGACGAATGCTGAGGGAACAGTGTCCTACAGTTCTACAATTACTGCCGGAACTCGTGAGAGGAACGCACGAAGCATCTCAACAACAGACTCAGAAACTGGGCGTGGGGACTTGTTAAGTGGAAATCAGAGGTTTCCGAACAAAATGATGACGGAGATGACAG GCATCGGCGGAGGGAAGGGGTTCAGCCTGACCCTGCAGGACGAGCTGCTGGGCGCCAGGCAGCGGGGGCTGGCCGGATCGGCAGGAGAGGCAGGGAAGGCGTCCAGGTCGCGGCTGCTGTTCCTGGCCGACGGCGCGGTTGAGGAGCGCGTGCCCGCCATGGCCTTCGCCGCCGTGCTGCCCTTCGCCTACGTGCCGCGGCTCGACGCGCTCGCTCTGGAGCTGCCGCTCGAG AACAAGTGGCATCGGTTGGTAATCCTAATGCCTCTGGGACTAAGAGGGCTTCAGGAACTAATTTACGACCTTAGTTCTTATCCGTTGGGAAGAGTTTTGAGATCACTACATCGAACAAGAGTCAGCGCTATAATCCCCAACATAATGGTCCAAGGAATGGTTGAGCTAACTCAAACATTGCGAAAG ATGGGCATTTGCAACGTGTTCGACCCCAGGCGCGCCGACCTGTCCAGCATGTCGCGCGACCCCGAGCTGTACGTCACGGACTTGGACCAGTCGATCGTCGTGGACATCAGCAGCGACCCCGGGCCAGAGGAGCCCCAAACCA